The window ACGTCATTTCTATGGGCGCGATCAAGGAAAGTATCCCGCTCCGCGCCATTGGGAATGTGCAATGACAGCGTATCTATCATTTCCGGCAGTGAACGGGAATGCGAGGCGGCATTGCGAATAAGGTGAGTTGAGACCGGCCCTAAGTGTCGCGCCAGCGCGACGGTCAGAATCCCATAGATTTCTGCTGACAGTTGAAGTGGCGATGTTGTTTCAGATTGACCATTGCGCGCACCGTTTCGGCTTGCGCTCTCTTCGGCCGTGTGACTTCCATTCTTCCTATAAACTCTGGTTGCCAAAATATCCATACCATAGCCGCCTGTAATGTTGCTTTCGTTTTTAGTATCAGGAGATGTGAGAGAGTTTCACATTAAGAGAGGCAAGGCCTTGCAAGGCAATACAGATTCGACCGCATGACATCCCTCTCATACGCCGCGAACACTGCTGGGTTCTGGGCGTGCGGCGGCTCGATGGAAGCATTCCGGGCTTCATGGACCGCCAATTGAGCAAGCGTCGCATCAAGCGGACAACCGTCATTAATTTGATAAACGATCGCCCGCACGATGACGTTAAACGCCTACGACGTCACACTCTATCATGATAAAACGTCAGTTTCAGTCCTCTCCGACTTCTACGCCACCATTTTGTTTGGGCGCATGAGCCAAGATTCGATCCGCCAGCCGCGAGAAAGGCAAACTCTGAATCCAGACAGTCCCGGTTCCCCGCAGAGTCGCCAGGAACATACCCTCCCCGCCGAAAAACATACTGCGTATGCCTTTCACCATCTCGATTTCATAACTGATGGACGGCGTGAACGCCACCAGACAGCCTGTATCCAGACGCAGCGTTTCGTTATTGAGACGCTTTTCCACCACAGTCCCGCATGCGTGGATAAAAGCCATGCCGTCCCCTTCCAGCTTTTGCAGCACAAAACCTTCGCCGCCGAAGAAACCGCTGCCCAGTCGACGATTGAATTCCACGCTGATGCGGGTGCCCATGGCTGCGGCCAGAAAGGAGTCTTTCTGGCAGATAATGGTCCCGCCCTGATTGGCCAGATCCACCGGTACAATGCTGCCGGGATATGGCGCCGCGAACGAAACCTGCTCCTTGCCATGACCACTGTTGGTGAAGTGAGTCATGAACAAAGACTCCCCCGTCATCATGCGTTTGCCGGCGCTGAACAACTTGGAAAAGAAGCCCTGCTCAGGGTCCGAACCATCGCCCATCTTGGTTTCGAACTCTATGCCGCCGGTCATATAGTTCATGGCCCCGGCTTCCGCGATGACGGTTTCACCTGGGTCCAGCTCCACTTCCACCATTTGCATATCGTGGCCGATGATCTTGTAGTCCACCTCGTGGCTGCGCATATCAGTTTTTCTCCTTGCGTTTTTTTGATGACTTCATAACGCCATAGTTATCAAACAGATGCAAGCCTCCCTCCTCCCGCAAAAGACAGGACAAGTCGTTGCGTTTTGTATTATCAGCCAGGATCGCCACAGCCATGAATAAAAGCAGTTCCATCATCGTTTGACGCCCAGCGCACAGCCAATTTCATCACTGCAATTGTCCCGCCGCTGAGGTATAAAGGGAGCGCAAAAATGTTCGGAAACAAAGACTACAACAGGAAGCTTTTAGGCAGGATCAGAACCATGGAACGTACTGAAAGGGAGCAGACTTCGGACAGCAACAAGGCCTTGCGCGTATTACGCACAGCTATGCTGGCTGGGGCGGCGGCAATCGCCCTCTACGCATTGCAATTTTCGGCGATCTCGCAAAAAACGGCAGTGGCCAGCGTTGGCCTGATGGTGGCGGGCGCGTTCCTGCTTATGGGCGGCGTACTCGGTTTTATCTTCGGCATTCCCCGCACCTTGCAGCAAGAATCAGGCGGAGCGGTCAAAGTCGGCGCCGACGGCCCGGGAGCGGGTTACCTCGCCAATACCAATCTTGAACAAATATCCGACTGGCTGACCAAGATGCTGGTTGGCGTCGGCCTGACCCAACTGACCGCCATGCCCTCTCACCTGCGCGCGGTGACCAGCTATATTGCGGAAGGCATCGGCGGCGGACGGGACGCCTCTATCTTCGCCTTATCGGTGTTGCTGTACTTTTCCATCATTGGATTTTTATTCGGCTATCTCTGGACCCGCCTGTTTCTCGCCGGCGCTTTTCGTCAGGCGGATCAAACCGCATTGGGCACATTGTCCGAGCGCATGGAGCAGGCGAACCGCGACATTGAGGAAATCAAGAAGCAGACCAAACTGGATGCCGAAGCGCAAAACCTGGTGGACCGCCAGCTTAACCCGAGCTTTGAACTCCCTCCCGCCCCACAACCGGAGCTGGATGAAGCTATTGCAGCCGCCTCGCCGGAGGCCAAAGCGAAAATCTTTTACCAGACCTGGAAAGTGCGCGGAGAAAACTGGCGTAACAACAAACAGCTCATGGAGAAAACCATTCCCATATTCCGCTCGCTGGTCAAATCAGACCCAGACGGACGCTACCATATGAACCACGGACAACTGGGCTTCGCGCTGAAGGATAAAGTGACGCCGGAATGGGAGAATGCGCTAACAGAACTGTCCTGCGCCATCGACATCCGCGGCGGCAATAAGGAAGAAGGCTGGAGATACTATGAGTTCAATCGCGCAATCTGCCGCATTAATCTGGATGAGGACTTTCGCAGCAACCAACCCTCTGCTCCACCTGTGCGCAAAGCGATTGTGGCGGATCTAAAGGAGGCAATCGCGCATGATTTTACCGATTTGGTCAGCGCCAATGAAAACATTCAGGCATGGATGCAGCTGAATCAGGTCAGCATGGAAGATATCGCCGCCTGACCAGTGAGAGCGTAATGGGAAGTCTTATCAGACTTCCCATCGACTTGGATCACTCTAACTCGACGATCTCAAATTCTTTCTCCTGACCCGCTGCGACCAGTACAACCACGTCGCCCACCATTTTCCCCATCAGTTTCATACCAATGGGAGAATGCCGTGTAATAACCAGCACTTCTTGCTCATCCAGCAGGAACTTAAATCCAGCCGCTTCAGGCCCCACGAATAAACGACGCTCGGAGCCGTCTTCCGCCTCCAACGTGACTAACGCAAAAACGCTGACCTCGTCTTGGTCAGTAAAACACTTGGGCGGGGTATTCTGATAAGAGGCGAGCGCCAGTTCCAATTCCCTTACACGCCGGGATTGTCCTTCCGCCAGATAAGACGCTTCCAGACCGAAGGTGTCGTATTTGTTTTCCGCTACGCTTTCTGTATGGGTGGCGGTTTCATGAGCGGTATTGGCCGCCTGCTGGGCGACAGCCAGATCGTCCTGCAGTTTGGCGATAATCAGTTGGTGAATTTTCTCTTTTCGCATGGTCCTAAAGCACAACGGCGCAGAAAACGAAGAACGTGATTAAAACGGCGATACGCCGTGGAAGGCAAGCGCTGACACACGAGGGCCTGTCCATTCAGATAAATAGAAGGAGACTGCGGGTCCGCCGGATGAATAAATAAACCAGATTCGTATTCCTGTCCATATCCGTCTTGCAAAGAGCCGGATTACAGTCGCAAAAAAAGCCCGGAACCGCACGAGTCGGCGCCGGGCTAAGCGCTATGGGTTTACCAACCAAGGATCAGTGGATTATTTGATCCAGTGTTTACCCCAGTGAGTAATGTCATAGGAAGAAGCGCTGGAGCTGGAGCTCGCGCTGAATGCGCGCATCGCTGCAACACCTTCGTCTTTCTTCGCCGCAGCTTCGATTTCGTCATCGATAACTTTGGTGGACAGAGACAGCCAGCTGGTTACGAACGCCACGGCGTCGATGTTGATTTCCAGTGCGTCCTGCGCGATGTTGTTGATATCATCGCAAGCCTGGTGGTAGCAGTGGTCCAGAGCAACGCCAGCGTCGCCGCCGTATTTCTCCGCCTGCTCTTCAGTCTTCGCGACTTCCGCGCCAGTGAACAGACCGCCGAAGGCTACGCCGTCAGTGAAGAACTGCGCATAGTCGGAACGGAAGCTGATCTCGGTGCCTTCATAAGGCAGCGCACGCAGCTTGTAGTAGTCTTCAAACAGTTTTTCAGTGGCTTTGGACCCAGGAGGACCTTCCAGACCGAAGTCAGAACCGTCGCCGTCATAGATCATGTAGGCGAAGTTCGGAGAAGCGATCATATCGAAGTTCAGGTAGACCTTGATTTTCTTAAGTTCGTCTTCCGGCAGGTTCTGCACATAGTGTGTAGATCCAACCAACCCTGATTCCTCAGCGCCCCACCATGCAAAGCGAATTTTGTTGCGTGGATGCGCGCGACGCATTTGCAGCGCCATTTCCAGCAGTGCAGCGCTACCGGAGCCGTTATCGTTGATGCCGGCGCCTTCGTATACAGAATCAAGGTGCGAGCCGACCATGACGACGTTGTCCGGATTGCCTCTTCTGGATTCGGCGATCACGTTAACGGTTTCGGTTTGCTTTCTCACGACATCAGTCACGACGTGCATCTGCAAACCTTCAGTACCGGACCATGCCACACCGTTGTCATAGGTCGCAAACACAACAGGAATGCCGCCAGTGTAATCATCGCCCAAGGTGGCGTTCATCAGACCTTTACGATCGTCAGTGTTGCCCTGGTTGAAGATGATGACGCCGATTGCGCCAGCCGCCGCTGCATTTTCCGCTTTGATCTGGAAAGTACAGGAGCCGCGCTGAACCAACGCGATGGAGCCTGCCGGAAAGCCGGCGAAGTCTTCCGCTTCGCATCCGCTGGTAGAGCCGTTATCCGGGCCCAACGCCAGATCAACCGCCGCCACAGGACCCGTTACATCGCCTGCGTCGGTTTGCGACAGATAAGAGAAGTCAACTTCCCACTCATAGGAAGTGGTGTCTGGAGCGGTGGATTCCAGAGTTCCTGGGCCCTGCGGATAGAACGCGTTGAACGGGAATGGAGCCAGCGTCACGTTATAACCCGCGCTTTCCAGCGTGGATTTGATGTAGTCGACGGAGGCGTCGTAACCCGGCAAGCCAGCGGCGCGAGTGCCGTCGTTAGCGCCGGCGATGTCGTTCAGCATTTGCAGGTGCGTCATGACGTTTTTAGCCTGCATACAGCGAGGCAGTCCCCATGGGGAGTTATTTAAAACGCCAAAGCGGCATTCCAGTGGATGCAGGCGGTCCGGGCTCCAGAATTCATTCAAGAGATCGCTGCGTGAAGGGGGGGCCGAATGAGCGGCGGTGGCGAGAGCAAGAGTAAGGGAGCTCAAAGCCATGGATAGGCTTGTCTTCTTCGTTAGCATTTATTCCTCCAGTCCATATAGGAGATTTATTTTTATCTGATAGGCCTGCTTTTGGCCGGCTATCATTTTCGCCCTATACAACTCCTCTTAGGCGCGATCAGTCTATAGTAGTCAGATTGAGTCTATGCGGAAGGGGTTAGTCCGAGCTTTAGATAGGTAATTACCGAAGGCCGTTATCCCTCACGTTTAATTAATGTGAAGGGGCTCACACTTTATAATGTCAACCCTTAGTGGACTATCCCAATAGTTTCGACTGGACAATGAGTTAGCGCGCATAAATCGCATTCTCGGCTGTCTCAATAGCCTCTCTGCAAGGGTTTCTGTGCCATAATACGCCGCCTGATAAGTCTTATAACAACACAGCAAACACACACAGTTAAGGAGTCTACGATGAGCGAGTTATTGAGTTATGAACTCAAGGACAATATTGCCGTCATCACGCTAAATAACGGCAAAGTCAACGCCATTTCCCCGCAGTTGATCGAAGAATTCAATGCCGCATTAGACGCAGCGGAACAGAGTAAATCCGTGGTGGTGATCACAGGAACGCCGGGCATGCTTTCCGGCGGCTATGACTTGAAAGTCATGACGCAAAGTATGGAGTCAGCGATGGCGCTGGTTAAACAAGGGTCCACGCTGTCGCACCGCCTGCTTTCCTTCCCCATGCCCGTTATCGTCGCCTGCCCTGGTCACGCCGTCGCCAAGGGCGCTTTCCTGTTGTTGTCCGCAGACCTGCGTATTGGCGTCGAAGGCCCTTATAAAATCGGCCTGAATGAAGTGGCCATCGGCATGACCATGCATCACGCCGGCATCTCTATCGCCCGCGCGCGTCTGGCGCCGGTATACCTCAACCGTTGCGTCATCAACGCGGAAATGTTTGCGCCTCAACAGGCCAAAGAAGCCGGCTTCCTGGATATCGTCGTGGAAGAGTCAGAACTGATGGCGAGGGCGATGGAGGAAGCCAAGAAAATGACGGCGTTGAATCTGAAAGCGCACAAGAACACCAAACTGAAAGTGCGCAGCGCGTTCTTGAGCGAATTGGCGGAAGCCATCGAGAAAGACGCGACCGGATCACTGTAATCCCAAACGTCACAGGC is drawn from Hahella sp. KA22 and contains these coding sequences:
- a CDS encoding TIGR00266 family protein; its protein translation is MRSHEVDYKIIGHDMQMVEVELDPGETVIAEAGAMNYMTGGIEFETKMGDGSDPEQGFFSKLFSAGKRMMTGESLFMTHFTNSGHGKEQVSFAAPYPGSIVPVDLANQGGTIICQKDSFLAAAMGTRISVEFNRRLGSGFFGGEGFVLQKLEGDGMAFIHACGTVVEKRLNNETLRLDTGCLVAFTPSISYEIEMVKGIRSMFFGGEGMFLATLRGTGTVWIQSLPFSRLADRILAHAPKQNGGVEVGED
- a CDS encoding crotonase/enoyl-CoA hydratase family protein, whose product is MSELLSYELKDNIAVITLNNGKVNAISPQLIEEFNAALDAAEQSKSVVVITGTPGMLSGGYDLKVMTQSMESAMALVKQGSTLSHRLLSFPMPVIVACPGHAVAKGAFLLLSADLRIGVEGPYKIGLNEVAIGMTMHHAGISIARARLAPVYLNRCVINAEMFAPQQAKEAGFLDIVVEESELMARAMEEAKKMTALNLKAHKNTKLKVRSAFLSELAEAIEKDATGSL
- a CDS encoding GreA/GreB family elongation factor, with amino-acid sequence MRKEKIHQLIIAKLQDDLAVAQQAANTAHETATHTESVAENKYDTFGLEASYLAEGQSRRVRELELALASYQNTPPKCFTDQDEVSVFALVTLEAEDGSERRLFVGPEAAGFKFLLDEQEVLVITRHSPIGMKLMGKMVGDVVVLVAAGQEKEFEIVELE
- a CDS encoding M28 family metallopeptidase; the encoded protein is MLTKKTSLSMALSSLTLALATAAHSAPPSRSDLLNEFWSPDRLHPLECRFGVLNNSPWGLPRCMQAKNVMTHLQMLNDIAGANDGTRAAGLPGYDASVDYIKSTLESAGYNVTLAPFPFNAFYPQGPGTLESTAPDTTSYEWEVDFSYLSQTDAGDVTGPVAAVDLALGPDNGSTSGCEAEDFAGFPAGSIALVQRGSCTFQIKAENAAAAGAIGVIIFNQGNTDDRKGLMNATLGDDYTGGIPVVFATYDNGVAWSGTEGLQMHVVTDVVRKQTETVNVIAESRRGNPDNVVMVGSHLDSVYEGAGINDNGSGSAALLEMALQMRRAHPRNKIRFAWWGAEESGLVGSTHYVQNLPEDELKKIKVYLNFDMIASPNFAYMIYDGDGSDFGLEGPPGSKATEKLFEDYYKLRALPYEGTEISFRSDYAQFFTDGVAFGGLFTGAEVAKTEEQAEKYGGDAGVALDHCYHQACDDINNIAQDALEINIDAVAFVTSWLSLSTKVIDDEIEAAAKKDEGVAAMRAFSASSSSSASSYDITHWGKHWIK